A region from the Clavibacter sp. A6099 genome encodes:
- a CDS encoding LacI family DNA-binding transcriptional regulator, which produces MRATVKDVAARAGVSPKTVSNVITGRVAVSPATRERVERAVADLDYVPNLSARGLRNGRTGVIAVALPDLGTAYSAELAHHLVEVAHEAGYSIQMEETGSRPDRERDLMSRAREHLVDGLILNPVLLSRSAIARAESLPPVVVIGEVEQEIVDRVLVDSVQAAYDMTRHLLGTGARRIAALGTATREESAAGDLRRIGYRRAMEEAGEEPVEIDRTGWNSASGAEAVDAWLADGNPLPDALFCFTDGLAFGVLRALADHGIRVPEDIQVAGFDDVDQSRFSIPTLTTVHFDIRAYAEAAVGQLVRRIEERDGPPVQLVIPHRIVVRGSTRPTA; this is translated from the coding sequence ATGCGCGCGACAGTGAAGGACGTCGCCGCGCGCGCCGGGGTCTCCCCGAAGACGGTCTCGAACGTAATCACGGGCCGCGTCGCCGTGAGCCCCGCCACCCGCGAGCGCGTCGAGCGGGCGGTCGCCGACCTCGACTACGTGCCGAACCTGTCCGCGCGCGGCCTTCGCAACGGGCGCACGGGCGTCATCGCGGTCGCCCTGCCCGACCTCGGCACCGCCTACTCCGCCGAGCTCGCGCATCACCTGGTGGAGGTGGCGCACGAGGCCGGCTACAGCATCCAGATGGAGGAGACGGGCTCGCGGCCCGACCGCGAGCGCGACCTGATGTCCCGGGCGCGCGAGCACCTCGTCGACGGCCTGATCCTCAACCCCGTCCTGCTGTCCCGGAGCGCCATCGCGCGGGCCGAGTCGCTCCCGCCCGTCGTGGTCATCGGCGAGGTCGAGCAGGAGATCGTCGACCGGGTGCTCGTCGACAGCGTCCAGGCGGCGTACGACATGACGCGCCACCTCCTCGGCACGGGCGCCCGTCGCATCGCGGCGCTCGGCACGGCCACGCGCGAGGAGTCCGCGGCAGGCGACCTCCGCCGCATCGGCTACCGGCGCGCGATGGAGGAGGCGGGCGAGGAGCCCGTCGAGATCGACCGGACGGGCTGGAACAGCGCGTCAGGCGCCGAGGCCGTCGACGCCTGGCTGGCCGACGGCAACCCCCTCCCGGACGCGCTGTTCTGCTTCACGGACGGCCTCGCGTTCGGCGTCCTGCGCGCGCTCGCCGACCACGGCATCCGCGTACCCGAGGACATCCAGGTCGCGGGCTTCGACGACGTCGACCAGTCGCGCTTCTCGATCCCCACCCTCACCACCGTGCACTTCGACATCCGCGCGTACGCGGAGGCGGCCGTCGGCCAGCTGGTGCGCCGGATCGAGGAGCGCGACGGCCCGCCCGTGCAGCTCGTGATCCCGCACCGCATAGTCGTCCGCGGCAGCACGCGCCCGACCGCCTGA
- a CDS encoding cellulase family glycosylhydrolase codes for MNTRRGITTALLGLLLPVALAAAGASAASASAADPGSASANPAAASTASTASGWLHTDGGKIVDSSGSTYTIRGAAWFGLESSGCVLHGLDKITLDSGMKHLHDMGFTTVRMPFSNDCLHASSVADWGTTANPDLKGISPLQLMDRAIASAKANGLNVFLDQHRPTTDGQSELWYSNDLSEAQWIADWKMLAERYEDDSTVIGVDLHNEPHGRATWGTGDMGTDWRLAAERGGDAVLSVNPKLLVIVEGTEKQPDGSGTWWAGALGAAGDKPVELSVPNRVVYSPHDYPSSIYAQSWFSSPDYPNNLTSVWDTHWGYLAKKSIAPVLLGEFGTKLETTSDKQWLSTLVTYLQTTGISSSFWSFNPDSGDTGGLVKSDWVTPEQAKLDAMAPILHPASGSGSGSSSGSGSSSGSGASKGSGSSSGTTPAPQPQPQPQPQPAPATSGAVTATWQPGGSWSSGYVADVDVTAKSAVAGWTVSWASPGTTSVGNSWGMRCAAASGTVTCTGADWAGALSAGQTVHVGLQAAGGPAPSSPRLTVTSR; via the coding sequence ATGAACACACGAAGAGGCATCACCACAGCCCTGCTCGGATTGCTCCTCCCGGTCGCGCTCGCGGCGGCGGGAGCGTCAGCCGCCTCGGCCTCCGCAGCTGACCCGGGCTCCGCCTCGGCGAACCCCGCCGCGGCGTCGACCGCATCCACCGCGTCCGGATGGCTCCACACGGACGGCGGGAAGATCGTCGACTCGTCCGGTTCCACGTACACGATCCGCGGCGCCGCCTGGTTCGGGCTCGAGTCGTCGGGCTGCGTGCTCCACGGGCTCGACAAGATCACCCTCGACAGCGGCATGAAGCACCTCCACGACATGGGCTTCACCACGGTGCGCATGCCGTTCTCGAACGACTGCCTCCATGCGTCGAGCGTCGCCGACTGGGGCACCACCGCCAATCCGGATCTGAAGGGCATCTCCCCGCTGCAGCTCATGGACCGCGCCATCGCCTCCGCGAAGGCCAACGGCCTGAACGTGTTCCTCGACCAGCACCGGCCGACGACCGACGGCCAGTCGGAGCTGTGGTACTCGAACGACCTCTCCGAGGCGCAGTGGATCGCCGACTGGAAGATGCTCGCGGAGCGCTACGAGGACGACTCCACCGTCATCGGCGTCGACCTGCACAACGAGCCGCACGGTCGGGCGACGTGGGGCACCGGGGACATGGGCACCGACTGGCGGCTCGCCGCCGAGCGCGGTGGCGACGCGGTGCTGTCGGTCAACCCGAAGCTGCTCGTCATCGTCGAGGGCACCGAGAAGCAGCCCGACGGATCCGGCACGTGGTGGGCCGGTGCCCTCGGCGCCGCAGGCGACAAGCCGGTCGAGCTGAGCGTGCCGAACCGCGTGGTGTACTCCCCGCACGACTATCCGTCGAGCATCTACGCGCAGTCGTGGTTCAGCTCGCCCGACTACCCGAACAACCTCACGAGCGTGTGGGACACCCACTGGGGCTACCTCGCGAAGAAGAGCATCGCCCCGGTGCTGCTCGGCGAGTTCGGCACGAAGCTCGAGACCACCAGCGACAAGCAGTGGCTCTCGACCCTCGTGACGTACCTCCAGACGACCGGCATCAGCTCGTCCTTCTGGTCGTTCAACCCCGACAGCGGGGACACCGGCGGGCTGGTGAAGAGCGACTGGGTCACCCCCGAGCAGGCGAAGCTCGACGCGATGGCGCCGATCCTGCACCCGGCGTCCGGCTCCGGTTCGGGCTCGTCGTCGGGATCCGGGTCGTCCTCGGGCTCCGGCGCGTCGAAGGGCTCCGGGTCCTCCTCCGGGACCACGCCGGCACCGCAGCCGCAGCCGCAGCCGCAGCCGCAGCCGGCGCCGGCCACCTCGGGTGCCGTGACGGCGACGTGGCAGCCCGGCGGATCCTGGTCGTCCGGCTACGTGGCCGACGTGGACGTGACCGCGAAGTCCGCGGTGGCCGGGTGGACCGTGTCCTGGGCGAGCCCGGGCACGACCTCGGTCGGCAACAGCTGGGGCATGCGCTGCGCCGCCGCGTCCGGCACCGTGACCTGCACGGGTGCCGACTGGGCGGGCGCGCTGTCCGCGGGTCAGACCGTGCACGTCGGCCTGCAGGCGGCGGGCGGCCCGGCCCCGTCCTCTCCTCGGCTCACGGTCACCAGCCGCTGA
- a CDS encoding DUF7059 domain-containing protein, protein MPRPAIPPVTVATPEVRALRADLEAAPFTLASALGVWGDAAGQALHRGNRIPARRAVEAARTSDGLPAAAVLAALFVLGDPVDADDLRAALPTLGLGGAARLGLVEVDGERVRPAVDLRPYGFIDAHGVGEWWIASDLGELATGGALDEDHVLGVGGASATLSGLMISAPVATALDLGTGCGIQALHASRHADRVVATDISARALAFAALNAALNGITTIELRLGSLFEPVAGERFDHIVSNPPFVITPRAEGVPAYEYRDAGLVGDALVEGVVADLADHLTPGGVAQLLGNWEHRAGEPGLERVAGWLDRAAARTGSGLDAWVVEREVQDAALYAETWIRDGGTRAGTPESEALMDAWLDDFAARGVDAVGFGYLTLRRPAAGTPTLRRIERLHGGLGHNPTGLGDHLQASLAAHDALAGVDDRALAGLALVVAGDVTEERHYWPGAEDPTVMTLRQGAGFGREVPLDTGLAALVGACDGELAVGAIVDAVAQLTGVDAVALRAELLPRVRALVADGFLTLPGAVPDDDGLADRPARDA, encoded by the coding sequence ATGCCCCGCCCCGCGATCCCGCCCGTGACCGTCGCGACCCCCGAGGTGCGGGCGCTGCGGGCGGACCTCGAGGCGGCGCCCTTCACGCTGGCGTCGGCGCTCGGCGTCTGGGGCGACGCCGCCGGCCAGGCGCTGCACCGTGGGAACCGGATCCCGGCCCGTCGCGCCGTGGAGGCCGCCCGCACGTCCGACGGGCTCCCCGCCGCAGCCGTGCTCGCGGCCCTGTTCGTGCTCGGCGACCCGGTCGATGCGGACGACCTCCGCGCGGCCCTGCCGACCTTGGGGCTCGGCGGCGCCGCGCGCCTCGGCCTCGTCGAGGTCGACGGCGAGCGGGTGCGCCCGGCCGTCGACCTCCGCCCCTACGGCTTCATCGACGCGCACGGCGTCGGCGAGTGGTGGATCGCGTCCGACCTGGGCGAGCTCGCCACCGGCGGTGCCCTCGACGAGGACCACGTGCTCGGCGTCGGCGGCGCGTCCGCCACCCTCAGCGGCCTCATGATCTCCGCGCCCGTCGCCACCGCGCTCGACCTCGGCACCGGCTGCGGGATCCAGGCGCTGCACGCGTCCCGCCACGCCGACCGCGTCGTGGCGACCGACATCTCCGCGCGCGCCCTCGCGTTCGCGGCGCTCAACGCGGCGCTCAACGGGATCACGACCATCGAGCTGCGGCTCGGCAGCCTGTTCGAGCCGGTGGCGGGGGAGCGGTTCGACCACATCGTCTCCAACCCGCCGTTCGTGATCACGCCGCGCGCGGAGGGTGTGCCCGCCTACGAGTACCGCGACGCCGGGCTCGTCGGCGACGCGCTCGTCGAGGGCGTCGTCGCCGACCTCGCGGACCACCTCACGCCCGGCGGTGTCGCGCAGCTGCTCGGCAACTGGGAGCACCGCGCCGGGGAGCCCGGCCTCGAGCGCGTCGCGGGCTGGCTCGACCGGGCGGCCGCGCGCACCGGATCCGGCCTCGACGCCTGGGTCGTCGAGCGCGAGGTGCAGGACGCCGCGCTGTACGCGGAGACGTGGATCCGCGACGGCGGCACCCGAGCCGGCACGCCCGAGTCGGAGGCGCTCATGGACGCCTGGCTCGACGACTTCGCCGCGCGCGGCGTCGACGCGGTCGGCTTCGGCTACCTCACCCTCCGTCGCCCCGCTGCGGGGACGCCGACGCTCCGCCGGATCGAGCGGCTGCACGGCGGCCTCGGCCACAACCCGACGGGCCTCGGCGACCACCTCCAGGCCTCGCTCGCCGCGCACGACGCCCTCGCCGGCGTCGACGACCGCGCGCTCGCCGGGCTCGCGCTCGTGGTGGCTGGCGACGTCACGGAGGAGCGGCACTACTGGCCTGGTGCCGAGGATCCCACGGTCATGACGCTCCGCCAGGGCGCGGGCTTCGGCCGCGAGGTGCCGCTCGACACCGGGCTCGCGGCGCTCGTCGGCGCGTGCGACGGAGAGCTCGCGGTGGGCGCCATCGTCGACGCCGTCGCGCAGCTCACCGGCGTGGACGCGGTCGCCCTGCGCGCCGAGCTGCTCCCGCGGGTCCGCGCGCTCGTCGCCGACGGGTTCCTCACGCTCCCCGGCGCGGTGCCCGACGACGACGGACTCGCCGACCGCCCAGCGCGCGACGCCTAG
- a CDS encoding DUF3054 domain-containing protein: MTPRTSRRRAARPEIVRAVVLDAALIVVFVLIGRASHGEDLAPSGVLGTAWPFLAGGLAGWIVARAWRSPSRVVPTGLVVWGVTLVVGMVLRALSGEGVVVPFVITTAIILGLLMLGWRAISAVVVRRRARA, from the coding sequence GTGACTCCCCGCACCTCCCGCCGCCGCGCCGCCCGTCCCGAGATCGTCCGCGCCGTCGTCCTCGACGCCGCGCTCATCGTCGTCTTCGTCCTCATCGGCCGGGCGAGCCACGGCGAGGACCTCGCGCCCTCGGGCGTCCTCGGCACCGCGTGGCCCTTCCTCGCGGGCGGGCTCGCCGGCTGGATCGTCGCCCGGGCCTGGCGGAGCCCCTCGCGCGTCGTGCCCACCGGCCTCGTGGTGTGGGGAGTGACGCTCGTGGTCGGCATGGTGCTCCGCGCGCTCAGCGGCGAGGGCGTGGTGGTGCCGTTCGTCATCACGACGGCGATCATCCTGGGGCTCCTGATGCTCGGCTGGCGCGCGATCTCGGCCGTCGTCGTCCGCCGGCGCGCGCGGGCCTGA
- a CDS encoding 5-formyltetrahydrofolate cyclo-ligase, with product MPSEVGNEKRALRAQLRERRRQMTSTERDEAAHGLTSRLTELVANHDASRVACYLSTVDEPTTRPFLQWLHANDRQVLLPVSRNDGLLDWVVSDGTETEGLFGLPEPVGELLGPIAINDVDLIVVPAAAVDQGGMRMGWGRGYFDKTLGSMEACPPVYAVVFDAEFVDELPREKHDMPVDGIVTPTLIHSF from the coding sequence ATGCCGAGCGAAGTCGGGAACGAGAAGAGGGCCCTGCGCGCCCAGCTGCGGGAGCGTCGTCGGCAGATGACCTCGACGGAGCGCGACGAGGCGGCGCACGGGCTGACCAGCCGCCTGACGGAGCTCGTGGCGAACCACGACGCGAGCCGGGTGGCCTGCTACCTCTCCACGGTCGACGAGCCCACCACGCGGCCCTTCCTCCAGTGGCTGCACGCGAACGACCGGCAGGTGCTCCTGCCGGTGTCGCGCAACGACGGCCTGCTCGACTGGGTCGTGAGCGACGGCACCGAGACCGAGGGCCTGTTCGGGCTGCCTGAGCCCGTGGGCGAGCTGCTCGGGCCGATCGCCATCAACGACGTCGACCTCATCGTCGTGCCCGCCGCCGCGGTCGACCAGGGCGGGATGCGCATGGGCTGGGGCCGCGGCTACTTCGACAAGACCCTCGGATCCATGGAGGCCTGCCCCCCGGTCTACGCTGTGGTGTTCGACGCCGAGTTCGTCGACGAGCTCCCGCGGGAGAAGCACGACATGCCGGTCGACGGCATCGTGACCCCGACCCTCATCCACTCCTTCTAG
- a CDS encoding FmdB family zinc ribbon protein produces the protein MPTYSYRCTVCGNAFDIVQAFTDDSLTECPVCGGKLRKLFAAVGVSFTGSGFYRNDSRTEDAAKRSRSSSGSSSAKSGDASSSSSSSDSSSSSSSSSGSSDSSGGSGSGTVGQGSGTVTPSTPSGPASSGSGSSSPST, from the coding sequence ATGCCCACGTACTCCTACCGCTGCACGGTGTGCGGCAACGCCTTCGACATCGTCCAGGCGTTCACCGACGACTCCCTCACCGAGTGCCCCGTGTGCGGCGGCAAGCTCCGCAAGCTGTTCGCCGCGGTCGGCGTGAGCTTCACCGGCAGCGGCTTCTACCGCAACGACTCGCGCACCGAGGACGCGGCCAAGCGTTCGCGGTCGTCGTCCGGGTCCTCGTCGGCGAAGTCGGGCGACGCGTCGTCGTCGTCGTCGTCCTCCGATTCCTCGTCGTCCTCGTCTTCGTCTTCCGGATCCTCGGACTCGTCCGGCGGGTCCGGCTCTGGCACCGTCGGCCAGGGCTCCGGTACCGTGACCCCCAGCACCCCCTCCGGTCCCGCGTCCTCGGGCTCCGGCTCGTCCTCGCCGTCCACCTGA
- the mscL gene encoding large conductance mechanosensitive channel protein MscL has protein sequence MKGFKEFILRGNVIDLAVAVVIGAAFTAIVTAIVTSVFNPVIGALFDAKDLATALPVTIPTVSGGENTIYFGAVVAAIINFLIVAAVVYFALVLPVNHLKKVAFAKQKAAEEATPKDVPPTETELLIEIRDLLAGRPSPEGAHTIPSSTGQHVADPGKPA, from the coding sequence GTGAAGGGCTTCAAGGAGTTCATCCTCCGCGGCAACGTCATCGACCTCGCGGTCGCGGTCGTCATCGGCGCCGCGTTCACCGCGATCGTGACGGCCATCGTCACGTCCGTCTTCAACCCGGTCATCGGGGCGCTGTTCGATGCGAAGGATCTCGCGACGGCGCTGCCCGTAACGATCCCCACGGTGTCGGGCGGAGAGAACACCATCTACTTCGGGGCCGTCGTCGCCGCGATCATCAACTTCCTCATCGTCGCCGCGGTCGTCTACTTCGCGCTCGTGCTCCCGGTGAACCACCTCAAGAAGGTCGCGTTCGCGAAGCAGAAGGCCGCGGAGGAGGCGACGCCGAAGGACGTGCCGCCGACCGAGACCGAGCTCCTCATCGAGATCCGCGACCTGCTCGCCGGGCGGCCGTCGCCCGAGGGCGCGCACACGATCCCGTCGTCCACCGGCCAGCACGTGGCCGACCCCGGGAAGCCGGCCTAG
- a CDS encoding carbohydrate ABC transporter permease, which translates to MTTAAPPTPVAPAAGPASPRPAVGQPKVKAKEQTQGMLFIAPFLITFLVFLVWPVLYGFYQSLTGQSLTGANSELIGFANYFEAFGDSQMWRSLGNTVVFTIASTIPLLVVGLVLALLVNLGLPGQWLWRLAFFLPFLLASTVVSLFWLWMYNPQLGVVNAIAGAFGLPQPAWLQDSNLAMTSVVVTTVWWTVGFNFLIYLAALQNIPDQQYEAAALDGAGKWRQLFSITIPQLAPTTALLAILQVLASLKVFDQIYQMTAGGPGGSTRPIVQYVFETGFTGFRFGYSAAISYIFFALIVVISVIQFTATRRKS; encoded by the coding sequence GTGACGACAGCAGCACCACCCACCCCGGTCGCCCCCGCGGCCGGGCCAGCCTCCCCGCGGCCCGCCGTCGGGCAGCCCAAGGTCAAGGCCAAGGAGCAGACCCAGGGCATGCTCTTCATCGCCCCGTTCCTCATCACCTTCCTGGTGTTCCTGGTCTGGCCCGTCCTCTACGGCTTCTACCAGAGCCTCACCGGGCAGAGCCTCACGGGCGCCAACAGCGAGCTCATCGGCTTCGCGAACTACTTCGAGGCGTTCGGCGACAGCCAGATGTGGCGCTCGCTCGGCAACACCGTGGTGTTCACGATCGCGAGCACCATCCCGCTCCTGGTCGTCGGCCTCGTGCTCGCGCTGCTCGTGAACCTCGGCCTCCCCGGCCAGTGGCTCTGGCGGCTGGCGTTCTTCCTGCCGTTCCTGCTCGCGTCCACGGTGGTGTCGCTGTTCTGGCTGTGGATGTACAACCCGCAGCTCGGCGTCGTCAACGCGATCGCCGGGGCGTTCGGCCTCCCGCAGCCCGCGTGGCTCCAGGACTCGAACCTCGCCATGACGAGCGTCGTCGTCACCACCGTGTGGTGGACCGTCGGGTTCAACTTCCTCATCTACCTGGCGGCGCTGCAGAACATCCCCGACCAGCAGTACGAGGCGGCCGCGCTCGACGGCGCGGGCAAGTGGCGGCAGCTGTTCTCCATCACGATCCCGCAGCTCGCCCCGACCACCGCGCTCCTCGCGATCCTGCAGGTGCTCGCGTCGCTCAAGGTCTTCGACCAGATCTACCAGATGACCGCGGGCGGGCCAGGCGGATCGACGCGGCCCATCGTGCAGTACGTCTTCGAGACCGGGTTCACCGGCTTCCGCTTCGGCTACTCGGCCGCCATCTCGTACATCTTCTTCGCCCTGATCGTCGTGATCTCGGTCATCCAGTTCACCGCGACCCGGAGGAAGTCATGA
- a CDS encoding GNAT family N-acetyltransferase — MDVPQTVPTMRDGRISVRPIRLRDSRALERSLLDNRSWLRKWEATSPYAPMAFDTRASIRSLQANARAGLGVPLVIDYDDEFAGQLNVSSIAYGSLSSATIGYWVGQEFAGRNVTPTAVALATDYCFTALGLHRMEICIRPENAPSLRVVQKLGFRYEGLRRRYIHINGDWRDHFCFGLVVEELSTSVLARWKEGGVDPEWSRVPDADVEAAAAPLAVQRRI, encoded by the coding sequence ATGGACGTGCCGCAGACCGTACCCACCATGCGGGACGGGCGCATCTCCGTCCGGCCCATCCGGCTCCGCGACTCGCGGGCCCTCGAGCGCTCGCTCCTCGACAACCGCTCCTGGCTGCGCAAGTGGGAGGCCACGAGCCCCTACGCGCCGATGGCGTTCGACACGCGTGCGAGCATCCGGTCGCTGCAGGCCAACGCGCGGGCCGGCCTCGGGGTGCCGCTCGTCATCGACTACGACGACGAGTTCGCCGGGCAGCTCAACGTGTCCTCCATCGCCTACGGCTCGCTCTCGAGCGCGACCATCGGCTATTGGGTCGGCCAGGAGTTCGCCGGTCGGAACGTCACGCCCACGGCCGTCGCGCTCGCGACCGACTACTGCTTCACCGCGCTCGGGCTCCACCGGATGGAGATCTGCATCCGCCCGGAGAACGCGCCCAGCCTCCGCGTCGTGCAGAAGCTCGGCTTCCGGTACGAGGGGCTGCGTCGCCGCTACATCCACATCAACGGCGACTGGCGCGACCACTTCTGCTTCGGCCTCGTCGTCGAGGAGCTCTCCACCAGCGTGCTCGCGCGCTGGAAGGAGGGCGGCGTGGATCCCGAGTGGTCGCGCGTCCCCGACGCGGACGTCGAGGCGGCCGCGGCGCCGCTGGCCGTGCAGCGCCGGATCTGA
- the galU gene encoding UTP--glucose-1-phosphate uridylyltransferase GalU produces the protein MVTHITKAVIPAAGLGTRFLPATKAMPKEMLPVVDRPAIQYVVEEAVGAGLHDVLMITGRNKTALENHFDRNAELEATLQLKGDDAKLRKVNESTDLADMHYVRQGDPKGLGHAVLRAEMHVGREPFAVLLGDDIIDKRDVLLSRMIEVQLQRGCSVVALLEVDPSQTHLYGVATVEETDDDDVVRITGMVEKPAAGTAPSNLAIIGRYVLRPEVFDVLHKTEPGKGGEIQLTDALEKMAAAPEWTGGVYGVVFRGRRYDTGDRLDYLKAIVQLGVDHEDLGEGLREWLPEFVKTLER, from the coding sequence ATGGTCACCCACATCACGAAGGCTGTCATCCCCGCCGCGGGACTCGGAACGCGATTCCTTCCCGCGACGAAGGCGATGCCGAAGGAGATGCTGCCGGTCGTCGACCGCCCGGCCATCCAGTACGTGGTGGAGGAGGCCGTGGGCGCGGGACTGCACGACGTCCTCATGATCACGGGCCGCAACAAGACCGCCCTCGAGAACCACTTCGACCGCAACGCCGAGCTCGAGGCCACCCTCCAGCTCAAGGGCGACGACGCGAAGCTCCGCAAGGTCAACGAGTCCACCGACCTCGCCGACATGCACTACGTCCGCCAGGGCGACCCCAAGGGCCTCGGCCACGCGGTGCTCCGCGCCGAGATGCACGTGGGCCGCGAGCCCTTCGCCGTGCTCCTCGGCGACGACATCATCGACAAGCGCGACGTGCTCCTCTCCCGCATGATCGAGGTCCAGCTCCAGCGCGGCTGCTCCGTCGTCGCGCTCCTCGAGGTGGATCCCTCGCAGACGCACCTCTACGGCGTCGCCACGGTCGAGGAGACCGACGACGACGACGTGGTGCGCATCACCGGCATGGTCGAGAAGCCCGCCGCCGGCACCGCGCCCTCCAACCTCGCGATCATCGGCCGCTACGTGCTGCGCCCCGAGGTCTTCGACGTGCTGCACAAGACGGAGCCCGGCAAGGGCGGCGAGATCCAGCTCACCGACGCGCTCGAGAAGATGGCCGCCGCGCCCGAGTGGACCGGCGGCGTGTACGGCGTCGTCTTCCGCGGTCGCCGCTACGACACGGGCGACCGGCTCGACTACCTGAAGGCCATCGTGCAGCTCGGCGTCGACCACGAGGACCTCGGCGAGGGCCTGCGCGAGTGGCTGCCCGAGTTCGTCAAGACGCTCGAGCGCTGA
- a CDS encoding extracellular solute-binding protein yields the protein MDPVTGKAGGRPSAWSRRQILMGGAAALGGAFLVGGLSGCAPQVASAGGIVDLKYWHLLSGGDGIRMTEMVKEANDSGGGFDVTATVLAWGQPYYTKLAMASVGGRAPDVAIMHAARVPGFAPGGLLDAWDTDRLAELGVTQADFEPRVWDKGVVDGQLYSIALDSHPFILMYNTDIAAQAGVLGGDGQLEEITSPDRFLEVMRAMQVVTGEHALSYGYLGDGAQMWRLFYTFYKQMGGDMELPTGGQVVYDRDKAVASLEYIQTLLDGTIATPSGDAGTAIAEFAGAKSGAIVTGVWELPTFQKAEVPFDAMPIPNLFGTPATFADSHAFVLPHQSSPDPVKRERTYAFVADLLKNSLQWAGAGHIPAYKPIVDSPEYAELLPQAHYANAAEQIEYDPVAYFTGSGSDFQTYFAENVQNVFLGRQEAGDGLDAFIRQIDALLAKPNPL from the coding sequence ATGGATCCTGTTACGGGAAAGGCCGGGGGACGTCCCTCGGCATGGTCGAGGCGTCAGATCCTCATGGGCGGAGCGGCGGCCCTGGGCGGCGCGTTCCTGGTCGGCGGACTCTCGGGCTGCGCGCCCCAGGTGGCGTCGGCCGGCGGCATCGTCGACCTGAAGTACTGGCACCTGCTGTCCGGCGGCGACGGCATCCGCATGACGGAGATGGTGAAGGAGGCGAACGACTCCGGCGGCGGCTTCGACGTCACGGCCACCGTCCTCGCCTGGGGCCAGCCGTACTACACGAAGCTCGCCATGGCGTCGGTCGGCGGCCGCGCCCCCGACGTCGCCATCATGCACGCGGCCCGCGTGCCCGGCTTCGCGCCCGGCGGCCTGCTCGACGCATGGGACACCGACAGGCTCGCCGAGCTCGGCGTCACCCAGGCCGACTTCGAGCCGCGCGTCTGGGACAAGGGCGTCGTCGACGGGCAGCTGTACTCGATCGCCCTCGACAGCCACCCGTTCATCCTCATGTACAACACGGACATCGCGGCCCAGGCGGGCGTGCTGGGCGGTGACGGCCAGCTCGAGGAGATCACGTCGCCTGACCGGTTCCTCGAGGTCATGCGGGCGATGCAGGTCGTCACCGGCGAGCACGCCCTGAGCTACGGGTACCTCGGCGACGGCGCCCAGATGTGGCGTCTCTTCTACACGTTCTACAAGCAGATGGGCGGCGACATGGAGCTGCCCACGGGCGGCCAGGTCGTCTACGACCGCGACAAGGCCGTCGCGTCGCTCGAGTACATCCAGACCCTGCTCGACGGCACGATCGCCACCCCGAGCGGCGACGCGGGCACCGCCATCGCCGAGTTCGCGGGCGCCAAGAGCGGTGCCATCGTCACGGGCGTGTGGGAGCTCCCCACCTTCCAGAAGGCGGAGGTGCCGTTCGACGCGATGCCCATCCCGAACCTGTTCGGGACGCCCGCGACCTTCGCCGACTCGCACGCGTTCGTGCTGCCGCACCAGAGCTCGCCGGATCCGGTCAAGCGCGAGAGGACGTACGCGTTCGTCGCCGACCTGCTGAAGAACTCGCTGCAGTGGGCGGGCGCCGGGCACATCCCGGCGTACAAGCCCATCGTCGACAGCCCCGAGTACGCGGAGCTCCTTCCGCAGGCGCACTACGCGAACGCGGCCGAGCAGATCGAGTACGACCCGGTGGCGTACTTCACCGGATCCGGCTCCGACTTCCAGACGTACTTCGCCGAGAACGTGCAGAACGTGTTCCTCGGGCGCCAGGAGGCGGGCGATGGCCTCGACGCCTTCATCCGGCAGATCGACGCGCTGCTCGCCAAGCCCAACCCCCTGTAG